The Oscillospiraceae bacterium genome contains the following window.
GAAGTAGAGATAATACTCGTGGAAGTAGGCATAGCACATGCCGCAGACCGCCAGCATGCAGACCAGCAGCAGCACCAGCAGCTTGTCGTTGAGCTGCAGCTTATCCAGCCGCAGCAGCAGCCGCACGATGCAGAAGAACATCCAGCAACCCAGCAGCAGGCCGATACCCGCCGCAATACCGCCGAAGTGGAACACACCGGAGCCGTTCTGGTAGCCGAACTCATGGAAGAAGTCCATCAGGATGCGGTCGAGCGTAAACCAGTTTTCGTCCCGGTCCCATGTGATGAAATTGTAGGATTTGAAGTCGTACAGGCGGGACAGCACCGCATTGCTGACGAAGTAGCCCGCCGCACTGGCCACCGCCGTCACGACAGAGGCTGCCAGCAGACGAACCTCCTTGCGGCAGCTCTGCAGAGCTCCCTTCCAGTCCGGCTTATCGCTGCCGTGCAGCGCCATGACCAGCAGCACCGCCGCTGCCAGACAAAGCGGCGCATGGAATACCATAAGCTGCTTGACGCCGTTCATGCCGGCCACCGCCGTAATAAGGCAGGCCAGCAGCCATTGCAAGGCGCAGTGCTTTTTGTCGGCAGTCAGGCTGCGCAGCACAAGCGCCAGCACCAGCATATAGAAGAAGGTATATACCAGATAGTACCCGCCATAGATAGCATAAACCAGATAATGCTGCCCGAAGGGCCAGAGCAGCGTGCCGACCATCCAGAGGCCGGGCCGCCCAAGGCCTGCGCATTTGACAAAGAACAGCATGGCTGCCGCGTAAAGCGCCAGCGCAAGGGCCATACCGAATGCGCGGGCCAGATGCCAATCATTGGGGAAAAGCAGCAGACCCAATCGGTAGAACCACTGCAGGTTGACGACCTTCAGTTCGGTCGAGTAGAACCAGTTGTGGCTGATGACCGAGCCTTCGCGGTTCAGCAGATCCGCAAGGATCATCTCGGATGCCAGATCGGAATCCACGATCCACCGGCCCGGCACAAGCTGATACCAAAGATCCGTCAGGTATGCTGCGGCCATCCACAGCCACGGCAGGCTCTGCCACAGCTTATGCAGCACCCCGCCCTTTGTTTGTTGTTTCATGCGGTTTCTCCTAAATCGGATATGTTTAGTTAAGATAACTATATCGCATTTGCAGAAAAATAGCAAGGGCAGGCGGTGCATTTGTAGGGGCTGCGTGTGTAGGGCGAATGATTTCTTATGGGAAAGCTGCGGGCCGGGCATGCCCGGCCCCTACAAACACAAAAAAGCGGCAGGCCAAACGGCCCGCCGCGGGGATGCGTTGTTAAGGCAACACCGCACAATTCCCGCCTGACGGCTTAAGCACCGCTCCGGCGGCTGCGGTACGGCATCTGCGTTGCCAGAATGCTCGATAATACACAAAGTATTATCTGCGCTTTTGGCTTAGCAGCTGCCGCACCTCGCTCGCCGTATCGGCACTTAGAATTATGCGGTATTGCCTTAAATTATTCCACAATAATGCTCTTGCCGGTCATCTCTGCGGGGACGGGCAGACCGATGTAGGGCAGCATGGTGGGGGCGATGTCCGCGAGGCACCCGCCCTCGCGCAGCTTCACATCGCCTGCACCGATAACAGCGAAGGGCACGACATTGGTGGTATGCGCGGTGAAGGGAGAACCATCGGGGTTCTTCATCTTCTCGGCGTTGCCGTGATCGGCAGTCAGGAATACGACACCGCCGGCGTTCAGCACGGCGTCGGTGACTTCGCCCACGCACTTGTCAACGGCCTCAACAGCCTTGACAGCAGCATCAAAGACGCCGGTGTGGCCGACCATGTCGCAGTTGGCGAAGTTCAGGATGATGACATCGTACTTGCCGCTCTCGATGCGGGCCTTGCACTCGTCAGCGACCTCATAGGCGCTCATCTCGGGCTTGAGGTCGTAGGTGGCAACCTTCGGGCTGGGGATGACCTTGCGGTCCTCGCCCTCGCAGGGCTGCTCGATGCCGCCGTTGAAGAAGAAGGTCACATGGGCATACTTCTCGGTCTCGGCGATGCGCAGCTGGGTCTTGCCGTGGGTGGCCAGATACTCGCCCAGCGTGTTCTTCAGCTCGACCGGCGGGTAAGCGACCTCACAGTTGGGCATGGTGGCGTCATACTCTGCCATGCAGACATAGTGGACCTGCTTGCGGCCGCCGCGGCGCTCAAAGCCGGTGAAGGCGTCGTCGCAGAAGATGCGGGTCATCTGACGGGCACGATCCGGGCGGAAGTTCATGAAGATGACGGTGTCGCCGTCCTCAACGCGGCCGCCCTCGCAGGTGACAACGGGGATGACAAACTCATCGGTCACATCGGCGGCGTAGCTGGCCTCGATGGCCTCGGCAGCGTTGGCGGCGTGGTTGCCCTCGCCGTAGACGAAGGCAGCGTAGGCTTTTTCCTCGCGGTCCCAGTTGTTGTCGCGGTCCATGGCGTAATAACGGC
Protein-coding sequences here:
- the gpmI gene encoding 2,3-bisphosphoglycerate-independent phosphoglycerate mutase; translation: MSKKPVMLCIMDGFGWTPDETYGNAVAAANKPNLDKIFANYPMTTIEASGMAVGLPDGQMGNSEVGHTNMGAGRIVYQQLTLITKSIKDGEMFKNPVLVKNMKAAIDAGKAIHLMGLVGTGGVHSHADHWFGVLEMAKHMGAKDVYLHCIMDGRDTDPHSGKGFLADLQAKLDELGIGKIASVSGRYYAMDRDNNWDREEKAYAAFVYGEGNHAANAAEAIEASYAADVTDEFVIPVVTCEGGRVEDGDTVIFMNFRPDRARQMTRIFCDDAFTGFERRGGRKQVHYVCMAEYDATMPNCEVAYPPVELKNTLGEYLATHGKTQLRIAETEKYAHVTFFFNGGIEQPCEGEDRKVIPSPKVATYDLKPEMSAYEVADECKARIESGKYDVIILNFANCDMVGHTGVFDAAVKAVEAVDKCVGEVTDAVLNAGGVVFLTADHGNAEKMKNPDGSPFTAHTTNVVPFAVIGAGDVKLREGGCLADIAPTMLPYIGLPVPAEMTGKSIIVE